The genomic stretch TTATAGTCCTCTTCATAAACAGAGGCATCTACCGGCTCATCTGTACCTATTTTCCAAGCTCTGCTTCCGTCAAATACACCCTCTCTGGATATCTCGAACATGGTATCATTGTGAATAAAGGAACCCTCAAAAAGATATGCCGTAAAAGCAACAAATCCATCTTTGGCATTGCTTAAATCCTGCCCGAGAATATAAGGCTGATTAAACTCCAATCCCATAATATTTGCAATTGTTGGGAGGAAATCAATCTGTCCGCCAGTGGTTGAAATAGTCTCTTTTACTCCGCTTCCCGGTACATGAATCATAAGAGGGATTCTTAGCATCTCATCATAGTCATAAGCTCTTCCCAGGTAGTTTTCCATCATTTCTTTGTTATTATCCATGTTCAGGTTAAGACCATGGTGATCGCCATACAGTGCAATTACAGTGTTATCGTACAGTCCTGCATCTTTTAACTCCTGTAAAAACTCTCCGAAGGCCTCATCAAAATAACGTACGGTCTTTAAATAAGAACCGAATTTAGTATTTTTATCTTCTTCTTTTAACTGTAAGGTTACATCTTTATCTTCTATTACAAAAGGATGATGGCTTGTTAATGATATTATAAAACTGAAAAAGGGCTTTTCTTCCTTAGACAGTATATCTGCAGCCTGTCGGAACATGGATTTATCAGATATACCAAGGCCTATAATATCGCTCTGATCCAAATCCTCCATACTGTAGAAATTCTCAAATCCCTGTCCCGGGTATGCTGCTTCACGATTCCAGAACTCACCTTTGTAGCCGTGAATGGCCAGTGTATCATACCCCTTATCTCTCAGCAGCCAAGGAAGTCCGTTAAAGGTATTGTTCTGATACAAAGTATAGCACTCTCTGTCTATAACCGGGTAAAGGCTGTTTAAGGTAGAGAATTCTGCATCTGCAGTGTTACCTTTACCTATGTTCGTGTAATATCGGTCATAATATAAGGTATCCTTCTGTAAAAATGCATTCAGATTCGGTGTTATTACCTGTCCGTTATACTGTGCACCAATTACAAAGTTCTGTAAAGCTTCTACCTGTAATACAATCAGGTTCTTACCCTCTCCGATATTCTTATATTTGAGTCCGCTGACCTGAGGCGTAACTTCCTTTACCGTATCCAGTACCTGCTCTTCAGGTACTTCCTCTGTAACGATATTATCTGCAATTGCATTATAGATATCGTTAACATGGTTAGAAAAGAATTCTACACTGTTTACCTTATCAATGGCCTTACTGTCAAAAGGATTTACTACTAACAGTAAGAACAGGCCTACAAAACTGATTGCAA from Anaerocolumna sp. AGMB13020 encodes the following:
- a CDS encoding LTA synthase family protein gives rise to the protein MKEIIKSPYMILLFFAIKLVVYYQLINVDISDITFILVSVMALGLIFLSFIRSRLKRKNIIFLVVYSLLSLLMFADTMYYNYYNQTVSIKQLWQAANVAAVPESFVATLIPASFLLFADIPFIYYYFKKLLKQDSNRTGWSYKRELKYLAISFVGLFLLLVVNPFDSKAIDKVNSVEFFSNHVNDIYNAIADNIVTEEVPEEQVLDTVKEVTPQVSGLKYKNIGEGKNLIVLQVEALQNFVIGAQYNGQVITPNLNAFLQKDTLYYDRYYTNIGKGNTADAEFSTLNSLYPVIDRECYTLYQNNTFNGLPWLLRDKGYDTLAIHGYKGEFWNREAAYPGQGFENFYSMEDLDQSDIIGLGISDKSMFRQAADILSKEEKPFFSFIISLTSHHPFVIEDKDVTLQLKEEDKNTKFGSYLKTVRYFDEAFGEFLQELKDAGLYDNTVIALYGDHHGLNLNMDNNKEMMENYLGRAYDYDEMLRIPLMIHVPGSGVKETISTTGGQIDFLPTIANIMGLEFNQPYILGQDLSNAKDGFVAFTAYLFEGSFIHNDTMFEISREGVFDGSRAWKIGTDEPVDASVYEEDYNKAITIKKTSEEILNQDLISNYIHREPVAEDNLENQ